Proteins encoded within one genomic window of Macrobrachium nipponense isolate FS-2020 chromosome 8, ASM1510439v2, whole genome shotgun sequence:
- the LOC135222678 gene encoding gastrula zinc finger protein XlCGF46.1-like, which produces MELVECEAIFEENPDVPFQCSLCGKAFPEQDSLESHTCAHSNEKVYECSVCGKLFARIRYLNEHMLIHSGEKPHGCSVCGKKFRLKSTLRRHKLEHTGQKQFKCEICEKTFAFSNDLRIHTVVHTGEKPFICPICGSTFSQKSSLTRHLARHSGENSFECPECGKSFTRNSSLEDHMLNHTGKKKFECSVCKKWFKRKSSLGRHMQIHSDLKPFECSHCEESFPTAGLLKSHMVCHRQLHCDICQKVFKNTSSRKTHMLIHIGEKKFQCSECGKHFLRKDLLKTHMMIHTGEKNFPCPECGKLFAQSGDMKKHLVVHSENRSFVCEACGKCFKHLRSLQNHRLTHSDVKPYKCSVCEKSFTRRAGVKKHEKLHSKRGYAAQHRSTDNDSETLQDDSEQSNNDSDGGFEESHSEHLNREDGLEVGQSTLNDSPEDTGDETAKDTRNWKWTHEESEKEIRPSVVKEEVCEKDEWEENYINIDLIQVKSENSS; this is translated from the coding sequence atgGAGCTGGTAGAATGTGAGGCAATCTTTGAAGAAAACCCCGATGTGCCATTTCAGTGCTCTCTATGTGGGAAGGCCTTCCCGGAACAGGACTCCCTTGAAAGCCACACTTGTGCACATTCCAACGAAAAGGTTTATGAATGCTCAGTGTGTGGTAAACTGTTTGCTCGAATAAGATATCTTAATGAGCACATGTTAATTCATTCTGGAGAGAAACCTCATGGTTGTTCAGTGTGTGGTAAAAAATTCCGTCTGAAGAGCACCCTCAGGCGTCACAAACTCGAACACACAGGCCAAAAGCAATTCAAGTGTGAAATTTGTGAGAAAACTTTTGCATTTTCAAATGACCTAAGGATTCACACAGTAGTTCACACAGGAGAGAAGCCTTTTATTTGTCCTATATGTGGTAGTACATTTAGTCAGAAGAGTTCTTTAACAAGACATTTGGCCAGGCATTCTGGTGAGAACTCTTTTGAATGTCCTGAGTGTGGCAAGTCATTTACCCGAAACAGTAGCCTTGAAGATCACATGTTGAATCATACAGGTAAGAAAAAATTTGAATGTTCAGTTTGCAAGAAGTGGTTTAAACGTAAAAGCTCTCTCGGAAGACACATGCAGATACATTCTGATTTGAAACCATTTGAATGCTCACATTGCGAAGAATCATTTCCAACTGCAGGCCTGTTAAAGTCTCACATGGTTTGTCATAGGCAACTACATTGTGATATTTGTCAAAAAGTCTTTAAAAATACAAGTTCACGTAAAACACACATGCTAATTCACATTGGTGAGAAAAAATTCCAATGCAGCGAGTGTGGTAAACATTTTCTTCGTAAAGATTTGTTGAAAACTCACATGATGATTCATACAGGTGAGAAAaattttccctgtcctgaatgtgGGAAATTGTTTGCTCAAAGTGGTGACATGAAAAAGCATTTGGTTGTCCATAGTGAAAATAGGTCCTTTGTTTGTGAGGCCTGTGGCAAGTGTTTCAAGCACTTAAGAAGCCTCCAAAATCATCGCCTTACCCATTCTGATGTGAAACCATACAAGTGTTCTGTTTGCGAAAAGTCTTTTACAAGGAGAGCTGGTGTCAAAAAACATGAGAAGTTACATTCTAAACGTGGTTATGCAGCCCAACATCGCAGCACTGATAATGATTCTGAAACGTTGCAAGATGATTCCGAACAATCTAACAATGATTCAGACGGAGGATTTGAGGAGAGTCATTCAGAGCATTTAAATAGAGAAGATGGCTTAGAAGTGGGACAGTCGACTCTAAATGATAGTCCTGAGGATACAGGTGATGAAACTGCTAAAGACACACGTAATTGGAAATGGACGCATGAAGAGAGTGAAAAAGAAATCAGACCTTCAGTTGTAAAAGAGGAAGTATGTGAGAAAGATGAGTGGGAAGAAAATTACATTAACATTGACTTAATACAAGTGAAAAGTGAAAATTCAAGctga